GAAAATTCAAATCACCAGGGCAAGCGCAACGATTTCTTTCTGCTTTTGGTCCGATTCGAGACCACTTTCACCCCAAACAACATCAACTGAGATCTTGCACCATTCTCAATAAAGGGTTGCCAAAAGAGCCAAAATCTGGAAGAAAGGGCGTAGGAATAATTTGAGTTGACGATTATGGAAACCATCGTCGAATACGCCCAAGGGCTAGTCTATAGCCTTCTTTGCTTAATGCCTAGCACATACCAGAAAGCCAGTCTAAACGCCCTGTTCGGGCTGTTTCTTGAAGCTCAAGGATATCCTTTACCCCAGCACACCCAGGTGAAATCCGCTTCTTCATTGAGTCGATTTTTGAATCACTACAATTGGTCTACTCGTAGCGTGATTCGCACGACTCGTCAAATGGTGTTGCAGCAAGTGACCGCTCATCCCCCTCATCCAAGCACTCCTTTGCGAGTGTCGATCGATCTAACGACATTCGAAAAGTGCGGCAAGTTTTTGCAGTTGAGTACGCCGACGAATGACCCCAAGGCACCTGACCCCTGGGTGAGAATACTTAACGGTAAGCGGGGATTACATTTAGTAGTATTGTACCTGGTGGTGGGTGAGTGGCGAGTGCCTTGGAGCTTTCGGGTCTGGCGGGGCAAAGGCTATCAAGCGCCCAGTACAATTAGCCTGCAAGTTGTTGGCAACGGTTCCAACCCAGTTGAGTCAGGGCAGGGTGGTCATTGTACAGGCAGATACGGAGTTTGGCACCGTAGAGTTTCTCAAAGCAGTGCGAAAGCAGTCGTGGCGAGCAGTCGTGGGGATGCGCTGCAATCGCAAAATGCAGGACGGTCGTCATCTAAAGCAACTGTATCGCCATGCCAACCGTGGACAACAGGTGTATTTAGCGGGAGACACACAGCCACTGACGGTGTCCTGGTTCTGGCTCAAACGAGCCGAAGGCAAGCGAGAACTGCGCTTTGTCGTTTCTACCCATCCTTACTCTGGCATTTATCTGGTGCGGCTAGGACGTAAGCGCTCTTGCATTGAGGGCTTTTTCAAAACGAGCAAACATCGTTTTGGGCTGCATCGCTTTGGGCAAACTACGAAACTTGGTGTCTATCGCTGGCTCATCAAGAGCGCTAATTGCCTATCTATTGGCGCATTGGATTGACCAATGGTCACTACCTCCTGTCCTGGATTGGAAAGCTGCCAGTGATTTGGCATTAACTGTACTGTTTCCCTCGGTTCTGTGGTTACAATTGCTGCGGTTCATCCGAGTCAATGCTGACATTGCTGCACAATTCGATTTTGAAATTATCCTCAAACCTTTACCCATTCTTGCTTATCGAGAATGCTGCAAGATCTGAGTCAACTCACCGCTATCGCCAACTTTTACGCCAACGATTTCAAGATTGGCAAGATGTTGTGGGGCTGAAATCTGCTGCATAAATTGAGCGATCCTAACGAGTTAGGAATTACAGTGTTTAATTTTGAAATTGTCCGATTAAGTTGACAATGCCATCGCACCGATTAGCAGAACCAGGGCTGACTCCCACACCGGTTTGGAAAAGAGTGGCGCAAACGTTAGGACCGAAGGCAGAAATTCTTTCGATAGCAAGCTCATCAGGATAAATCAAACAACGCTTTCCCGATCTTGCTACCTTTCCTCTTCAAAATGGATCAAGTCGAGCTGAGGTTTAAACTGTCACGAATTTGTAACAGAAAACATAGAACATTTATTGTATAAATTCAATATATCAACTGAAATAAATCTTGAGTGCCTAAAATATGATTGCGCCGACACTCTTGAACAATCGCTATCGCGTGCAAAAAAAGCTGGGAACTGGTGGCTTTGGCGAAACTTTTGTAGCAGAAGATACGCAAATGCCTTCAAGTCGTCGGTGTGTAATTAAGCAACTTAAACTCGCAGATCGTACTCCTCAAGTTCAAAAGTGGGTTGAAGATCTGTTTGGGCGAGAAGCCGCAGTGTTGGAAGCATTAGGCGATGCCAGCAATCAAATTCCTCAGTTGTATGCATATTTTTGTGAAAATGACAAGTTTTACTTAGTCCAGGAATATGTTGAGGGTCAAACACTAGAAGCAAAGGTGAAGCAGGAAGGGTTACTGAGCGAAAATGCGGTGAAGCAAATTTTAGTAGACATTTTGCCAGTACTGGAATACGTTCATAAGAAACATATTATTCATCGGGATATTAAGCCGAGCAACATTATTTTGCGTTCCTCAGACGGCAAACCAGTCTTAATCGATTTCGGTGCGGTTAAAGAAATGATGGGAACGATGATGTCCTCGGCGGGTAACTTCAACCAGACGATCGCCATTGGTACGGCAGGGTTTATGCCGCTCGAGCAGCAAGCTGGACGACCCGTGTATGCGAGTGACATCTTTAGTATAGGAATAACGGCAACTTACCTACTTACAGGCAAGCTACCTAACGAGATGCTCGATCGTCGAACAGGCGAGGTTATGTGGCAGCAGTACGCTATAGGCGTTAGCCCCAGTTTTGCAACTGTTATAGATAAAGCAATTAAACCAATGGCAGGGGATCGCTACCCCACAGCCAAAGAGATGCTACAAGCATTGCAGATGCCAGTAACACAAGTTGCTTCAGCCTCAGAACTAGCCGCAACGGAAGTAAATCGAACCGGAATGGCAACTCAAGTATCGCAGACGTTGCCGCCGATCGCCCAGGATGCTGCTCGAACCCCAGAAATAATACCAAATGATAAAACTTCTGGGGGCAAGAATTGGCAAAAAGCCGTACCAGCGATCGCGGGTGCGGTCGGTGTTGGTGTTGTGGGTGGTTTTTTCATGTGGTGGCACTCAGCACAAATGCTCTCTATTTCCAAGCAAGAAGCTAGAGATTTAATCGAGCGGTGGCAAGAAGCCAAACAAGAAATATTTGCTCCTCCCTACAATCGGCAGTTGGCAGAGGAATTAACTACAGGCAAACTGTCTGATGAAATCTTAACTTCAAGTAAACCATATAGCTCGATCAATTGGCTGGCGAGTCATAAAGCATCCTATAAATATGGTTCTCAAAAAATAGATGCGATTGAAGACCTGATCGTGAAAGGAAATGAAGCAACTATTCAAGCCGTCATTGTTGAGGAAAGGACGCTAGTAGAAAACGGGACGAGCAAAATTACAACTTTAGATACCACGCGCGTTCGCTACGATTTGGTAGCAGAACATCAAAAATGGAAGATCCGTGATTACAAAAATGTTACGGTTGTTAAAGCTGTTACACCAGCTTGGGAGATGAAATAACAGAACCGATGAAAGAGGCTAATCTATGAAAGTTCATCTATTTACTTCTGGCATTACTATATTAACTGTAATAATTGCCAATACAGTTATGAGTAGCCAGCCTGCTCCGGCTGGGGAAAAAGTTACTTTTGTCTGCGGTACGAACAATGGCGTACCAACGACTTTAGCCCGAACGGCAACTAAAAGCGTACCAGTCATTAGATGGAGTTCCAATCATTTTAAAGGTTCGCAATGGACTCCTCGAAAGCGCTGTCAGGAAGTCTCGAAAAAGTTTCAGACTTACTATCAAAACGGCGCTTTAAATTATCTGACAACTGGGTACGATAAAAAGACCGGACAGCCTGTTATTTGCGTTGCCGATCGCGAAGGTGGTAGTTGTACGGGAGTCCTGTTTACGCTCAAACCAGGAAGCAATCCTGGAGAAGTCTTGCAAAATCTGGTCAACGTGCGCGTGCGAGCCAGTGGACCTCTAAATGAAAGTGCAGATCGCGTTTACGTCAATGTCAACCAGTTGATCGATCCAGGTGCAGGCGAAGCTACTAACGCTCCTCAGATGACTCCTAGCCAACAAAGCGGTACTAGTAGTAATAAACTTTGGTAAAACTGAATGAGTTAACTAGAAAATAAGGTGAATTTGCGATCAATTGCATTAGTTGTTTGTACTGCTAGCTTACTTGTTGGACTAGCAGTAAAGGGAAAAAACCTGATGTCTGCACCTCCATTCGCCTTATCTAATACATTGTCACCAGCTCAACTATCCACAACGGAAAAACGCGCTCTTGCTGTCAGTGAACTCCACAAATATGCCCGCGCGATCACTGTCAAAGTGCGATCAACAGATAGTTGGGGTTCGGGTATCTTAATTCAACGTCAAGGCTTGGTCTACACGGTAGTAACAAACGAACACGTATTGCAGCCTCGAAAGCAGCATACAGTTCAAACTCATGATGGTATTATTTATTCTGCATCTACAGTCACGGCAATAAATTTTCAAAATAACGACCTAGCTGTACTCCAATTTCACAGCCCAAACAAAGTCTATTCAACTGCCTTGTTGGCGGAAAATGAGACGCTAGTAGTTGGAAATGAAGTATTTGCTGCTGGTTTTCCAGCCGATGCCGACACTTCTCAAACTACAGAGTTTAAGTTTACAGATGGAAACGTAACATTTGTAACTGATAAAGCCCTTGATGGCGGATATCAAGTAGGATACACAAATGCAGTAGAAAAAGGTATGAGCGGTGGTCCCGTGCTGAATTTACGCGGTGAAGTTGTAGCAATTAATGGTATGCACGCACATCCCTTATGGGGAGATCCATATGTATTTAAAGATGGTTCTAAGCCTTGTGCGCCAATATATGAATTAATGGTCAAATCGAGTTGGGCAATTTCGATCGCAACTTTCATCCAACTATTTCCAAAATCTTCTGCCCGTCAAAATTCTAACTCTATGCGATCACTGCAAATTTCCTCGCAGGTGAAGAATTCGCAACAACTGCCATTAGAAATTTTGCAGATGCGAACTAAGGCAGAAGCAGCAAAAAAGTGTATGCGGTTAGATACTTAGCAAAGTTGAAGGTGGAGCGATGAAATTCCATTCCCGACTGACAGCACCGCTGCTTGTTACCGCAGCGATCGCTATAACCGCAGTTATATTACCTTCAGGAGTTATCGTGCCTTCAATTGTGATGGCTTTGTCTGGAGTTGAGGTTAGTGAAATTGCTAAAAAAATTACCGTTTTAATCGATACTCAAAACCCTGGTTCGGGAGTTATTGTTGCTAAAGAAAAGAACAATTATTACGTTCTAACTGCTTGGCACGTCATGCGGTATTCTGATTGGCAATATACAATTAAGACCTCAGACGGAAAAAGCTATCCGCTCGATTACAGCACTGTAAAAAGACTTCCAGGAGTGGATTTAGCGATCATGGAGTTTAGCAGTAATGACACCTATATGACCGCTAAACTAGGCAATTCCGACCGAGCATTAGAAGGGACTCCAGTTTATATTGCTGGATTTCCCAATCCTGGGGCAGGAATTGAAGAACGGATTTATCGGTTCACATCGGGAGAGATATCGGGACGTTTTTTGAAGCCGAAAGAAGGCGGTTACGCATTGGTTTACACTAATACAACTCGTACCGGATTTAGCGGCGGTCCGGTACTAGATTCCGAAGGTCATTTAGTAGGAATTCACGGACAAGGTGAAACTTCTCAAAGTGCGAGTAATGAATCGGGCGAAGCAAGCGACAGCAAAACTGGTTTTAATATGGGTATTCCCATTAAAACTTTTCTGAATTTAGTATCAAAGACAGGTATGAAGTTAGCAGTACAAGTTGAGAATTCCCCCTCCTCTGAAGCAACGAGCAACAATTCTCCGACGCTGACAGCCCCTCAACTCCCTGAAACAGTTCGCCCTGCTAATAATGCTCAACAACCTATTTGTGCCGGTAGACGTTGCCTTTAGAAACTAAATTACTAAATTTTGGACTAACAAAGACAATGCTTAAAAAAAATTTGCTATTGGGTTATTTAGGTCTGACGTTCGCTGTGATTCTGGCGAACTTAACTGCATCTACTACCGTCGCCCAACAAGCTTCCGAAGCTTCAATGAGTGAAGATGACCTCGATACGATTAATGGTTTACCTTGGGCAGGGAAAAAGTGGCCCTTCAGTAAAGTGACCAATATCCAAGATAGTCTTGCTGGTACGGTATTGGGAAGAGTCGTGATTGATCGCCACGGAGTTGATAAAAGCAATCAAAAACTGGTAAATTCCAATCAAGGCAGCACGAACCTCTTTAATCTAACTGGCAGATTTATTAAAGTCGAACGGCCTTTTTCTGCACCATTTCCAGGTAGGGTTGTCTATGTCTCCTTATGGGGCAGTAATACTCGCGGATGTTTTGCCGAACTGATCAGCCAATACGCTACTGCGGGTGACTTAGATAAAGAAGCAGTGGCACAAGTGATTATACCTGAGAAGCTGGAGATGTTAGTTAACAAAAAGGTTGTGGAATTAAGCCCCCAACCAGTAACCGCTGAAAAACAATTTAGCGGCAATTATACCTATAGTGCTGACGACGGTGGTAGCAAGCAAACCGGTACTATGTACATGGCACGCAATTTATTTGCGATCGATTCTAATGTTGCCAATTTGCTCAGTAGCGCCCAGCCTGGACAGGTTAAAGCACGGATCACGATGAAAAATGATGAGAGAGAAGTTTTTCCGATTGGAGAGGACACTGTTTCTCGCTGGAAGTATACTTATGGCTTCAATCCTTCTTGTAAACCGATGTAAGCGCAAGCAAAGTAGAAGACGAGGGCTGAGAGGCGATCTCCACTGCCGTACGTTGGTAAAAATATGTACGATCTATGAAGACCACCATTCATAAATCTTCATAACCCCTCGTGATTACTCCGCAGCTATCTCCAACAGCATCTATCGAGGAGCATATTTGGCACTGGCAAGGGGCTCTGTTGCACAAATAGGGAGAAATGAGTAAATTTTGGGCGTTACTGAATGAGCAGTGGATTAGCTGACGAGAGCGATTTTTTTCGGGGGAGATGGGCAACAATTAACCCTGTTGTGTCACTCTCGGACAGTAAAAATTGAAGCTCCTGACTGTAACCTTGATTGGCTCAAAGCTAGAAGCTTTATTTTCTAACAGTAACCAAAATTTATAGCCAAAAAGTTGAAAGCGAAGCGTCGAAAACCTTTCAGAGATTAGCCCCTCCTAGAGTGACACAACAGGGTTAAGCAGGGGCTTTAAACATTAATCATCCCAAAGCCCATGAAACTTGGTAGATGCAAGTTCGGTGTAACGAACAGTATGCTGAATATTTTTATGCCCCAAGTAACTCTGAATTGTTCGAGTATCAATGCCTCGATTCGCCAAATAATAACCTGTTCCATGCCGCAGCATATGAGCATGAACAGGAAAAGGCAAACCAGCTAATTTACCAGCCCGCTCAACAATGCCGGCTATCGTATCAGATGCCAATGGGCTACGTCGAGAAGACTGGAAAATATAGGGACTAGCGGGATAATCTCGTTGCATCTGACGCAGAGAGCGAATCTCTAGACCGGAAAGTGGTTGAACCGAGGATGTCCCTTTTTTGACTCGCTTCACGTAAATTGTGCCACCATTCCAATCTATTTGCTCCCATCGCAAAGATGCCACCTCTGCCACTCGCAACCCGTGACGGTAGCAAAGCAAAATTATGGTTGAATCTCGGTGAGCGTGGCGACCCTTGAATTTTTTGATAGCTGAGCGCATCGCAGAGACTTCTTCTGGTAACAAATGCTCCCTAATTCTAATCTCTTCATACTTGCGAGAGTTAGGAGATTTATGTTTGAGTTTTTCCGTTTTCCCAAATGAGCGGTGGTTGGACGATCTGTTGTTCCATGACCTAAACCCCTGAAAAGCTTGGAGTACATACACTGATTTTACCAACAATCGCTCCAAAGTTGGGTTTACACATAGACCGAAAAAACAAGCCAACCTTTTACAGAGAATCTAGCTTTACAAGTAGTTTAAATCGCATGATTATACGGAGAATTTAAGGCATATGAGGTACTTGCTGATTTTGCTGGCGCTCTAATTGAAAACCAGGATACCATTGTTGGAATTTGCTGCGTAAATCTTCATTTAGAACCAGTATTCTGACCTGGAGCAGAAGATGGGCACCTTTGGGAGTCCACCGCATCTGCTGTTTTTTAATAAACCGCTTGCTGATGACTTGATTAACCGTTGATTCCACGAATCCAGTGGCAATGGCTTCACCATTTCGCCAACGTTCTCCATAGTTGGGGATATAAAGCCCATTGTTGGAAATATAGCTCTCAAACTCACGCACCACCTTCAACAGCTTTTTTACCTCTAGTCGGCTATTACCATCAAAAATCACGATTTCTAGGTCGTCCACAAGGTCTTTTAGCAGTTGCAATGCTCTGAACACGTTTCCATGCCACAGATACCACTTAATTCGTTCCAGTTCTTTGGGTATGTCTGTATCTAGTTCGGTATCTTTTTTGCTAAGTCCTTTTGCCATTTGATTCATCACTGTCAGCCGCATGGTGATGTGAAACCAATCCAGTAAATATTCTGCGTTTGGGTTGAGAGCGAACTGTAGTTCGCGGATCTTCTCATCACCGTCTGACAGAAAAGTTACTTGTTGATTCATCTGCATTCCTTGAGATTTCAACACCTCAAAGATCCGACGCTGGGGTTTAGTATCGTAACAATAAACTCCCCCAAATTGCTTGGATGTACCGTCTGCTTTTATACTCTTACCAACGATAACTTCAAAATTCCCTTTGGGAAGCGATTTTTTGTCGTAGGAACGAACATATCCGCCATCTATTCCCAGTACCAAAGGTAAATCAGGTCGGGGCAATTCCTCCCAATCTCTTGGACAACCTTCGATGTATCCTCCTTTTTCTTCACTCAATTCGTCTTCTAAACGTTTACCAATTGAGTGTAAGTTATTCCGTACCGATGTAGGATTTATTTCTCTTTCTATTGGTAGTACTTCCTGCAATAGTTTCACAGACAGTCCGTAGGACATCAAAGACCCAAACTTGGACTCCAGGTACAATAGTTCTCTTGAAGTGCGTTCTGGTAGTAAGTTGGTTAATGGGTTAAAGCTGCGAGTTGGCTGTTCTTGGCACGGGCAGTGAAATAGTCGATGGCATTTAAGATGTAACTTGCCGAATAATGTGCGGTATACAATTGTGCGCTTGTCCTTATGCAGCAGTTTTTTGCTACAGTGCGGTAGTCCTAAACAGGAAAGGATGAGAGAATAGAACTAGATGTGATGGAATGCTGCGCTATGTCTGTTGCTGTTCCTGCTTGCCCAAATTGTCAGTCTTCTGATGTGGTGAAAAACGGCCGAACTCGTCATGGTAAACAGAATTATAAATGTCGAGAGTGTGGGCGGCAGTTCGTTGAAGCTCCGCAGTGGCGAATGATTAGTGAGGAAACCAAAGGCATCATAGATCGGCTTTTGTTAGAGAAACTGCCACTGGCAGGCATTGCCCGCGCCTTACAGATTTCCGAACTGTGGGTGCAACAATATGTCAATCAGAAATACAAGCGGGTGGAGCGGGAGGTGCAGGTACGCCCAAAGCTGAAAAGTCGTCTGACAGTACAGATGGATGAGTTGTGGTCATTTGTCGACGACAAAGGTAATCAGCAATGGGTTTGGTTAGCTTTAGATGCTGCCACTCGTGAAATTGTGGGTGTTTACATCGGAGACCATAGTGCCGAGTCAGCTCAAA
The sequence above is drawn from the Chroococcidiopsis sp. SAG 2025 genome and encodes:
- a CDS encoding transposase; this encodes MATVPTQLSQGRVVIVQADTEFGTVEFLKAVRKQSWRAVVGMRCNRKMQDGRHLKQLYRHANRGQQVYLAGDTQPLTVSWFWLKRAEGKRELRFVVSTHPYSGIYLVRLGRKRSCIEGFFKTSKHRFGLHRFGQTTKLGVYRWLIKSANCLSIGALD
- a CDS encoding protein kinase domain-containing protein produces the protein MIAPTLLNNRYRVQKKLGTGGFGETFVAEDTQMPSSRRCVIKQLKLADRTPQVQKWVEDLFGREAAVLEALGDASNQIPQLYAYFCENDKFYLVQEYVEGQTLEAKVKQEGLLSENAVKQILVDILPVLEYVHKKHIIHRDIKPSNIILRSSDGKPVLIDFGAVKEMMGTMMSSAGNFNQTIAIGTAGFMPLEQQAGRPVYASDIFSIGITATYLLTGKLPNEMLDRRTGEVMWQQYAIGVSPSFATVIDKAIKPMAGDRYPTAKEMLQALQMPVTQVASASELAATEVNRTGMATQVSQTLPPIAQDAARTPEIIPNDKTSGGKNWQKAVPAIAGAVGVGVVGGFFMWWHSAQMLSISKQEARDLIERWQEAKQEIFAPPYNRQLAEELTTGKLSDEILTSSKPYSSINWLASHKASYKYGSQKIDAIEDLIVKGNEATIQAVIVEERTLVENGTSKITTLDTTRVRYDLVAEHQKWKIRDYKNVTVVKAVTPAWEMK
- a CDS encoding COP23 domain-containing protein; the encoded protein is MKVHLFTSGITILTVIIANTVMSSQPAPAGEKVTFVCGTNNGVPTTLARTATKSVPVIRWSSNHFKGSQWTPRKRCQEVSKKFQTYYQNGALNYLTTGYDKKTGQPVICVADREGGSCTGVLFTLKPGSNPGEVLQNLVNVRVRASGPLNESADRVYVNVNQLIDPGAGEATNAPQMTPSQQSGTSSNKLW
- a CDS encoding serine protease, translated to MSAPPFALSNTLSPAQLSTTEKRALAVSELHKYARAITVKVRSTDSWGSGILIQRQGLVYTVVTNEHVLQPRKQHTVQTHDGIIYSASTVTAINFQNNDLAVLQFHSPNKVYSTALLAENETLVVGNEVFAAGFPADADTSQTTEFKFTDGNVTFVTDKALDGGYQVGYTNAVEKGMSGGPVLNLRGEVVAINGMHAHPLWGDPYVFKDGSKPCAPIYELMVKSSWAISIATFIQLFPKSSARQNSNSMRSLQISSQVKNSQQLPLEILQMRTKAEAAKKCMRLDT
- a CDS encoding serine protease: MKFHSRLTAPLLVTAAIAITAVILPSGVIVPSIVMALSGVEVSEIAKKITVLIDTQNPGSGVIVAKEKNNYYVLTAWHVMRYSDWQYTIKTSDGKSYPLDYSTVKRLPGVDLAIMEFSSNDTYMTAKLGNSDRALEGTPVYIAGFPNPGAGIEERIYRFTSGEISGRFLKPKEGGYALVYTNTTRTGFSGGPVLDSEGHLVGIHGQGETSQSASNESGEASDSKTGFNMGIPIKTFLNLVSKTGMKLAVQVENSPSSEATSNNSPTLTAPQLPETVRPANNAQQPICAGRRCL
- a CDS encoding tyrosine-type recombinase/integrase: MRIREHLLPEEVSAMRSAIKKFKGRHAHRDSTIILLCYRHGLRVAEVASLRWEQIDWNGGTIYVKRVKKGTSSVQPLSGLEIRSLRQMQRDYPASPYIFQSSRRSPLASDTIAGIVERAGKLAGLPFPVHAHMLRHGTGYYLANRGIDTRTIQSYLGHKNIQHTVRYTELASTKFHGLWDD
- a CDS encoding IS1 family transposase produces the protein MSVAVPACPNCQSSDVVKNGRTRHGKQNYKCRECGRQFVEAPQWRMISEETKGIIDRLLLEKLPLAGIARALQISELWVQQYVNQKYKRVEREVQVRPKLKSRLTVQMDELWSFVDDKGNQQWVWLALDAATREIVGVYIGDHSAESAQTLWQSLPSVYRQCAVIYSDFWSAYPVALPSKRHRAVGKETGKTSYIERFNCTLRQRVSRLVRKTLSFSKKLENHIGAIWNFIHHYNASLPAISSCPL